The sequence ATCGCACATCTCCGACCAACATGGGTCTTGCGCTGCTGGCGAATGTGACCGCATACGACTTTGGCTACATTTCGGCAGGGCAGTTAATCGAGCGTACGGCCAGTGCACTCAACACAATGCACGGTTTGGAGCGACACCGGGGACATTTCTACAACTGGTATGACACTCAGTCTCTAAAACCACTGCCGCCTCTTTATGTTTCGACGGTGGACAGCGGAAACCTCACTGCACATTTGCTGACATTGAGGCCAGCTCTGCTCGCGCTTCCAGAGCACAAGATTCTTGGAGAACGATTGTTTGAGAGTTTGAGCGACACACTAATAATTCTCATGGACTCTACGGAAGGGGCCGTTCCGGCCCAGCTTGCTCAACTGCAGAAAGATCTGGAGTCTGCCTGTGGTTCCCGGCCACCGACGCTCACAGCGATGCGGGTGTGCCTCGAGCGGTTGGCTGCATCTGCCGCTGAAGTGTCTCTTTGTATAGATGCAGACAAAGAAAGTCAGGCAACATGGTGGGCAGATACCCTTGCCCGGCAATGCCAGGCTGCTCTCGATGAATTGATGTTTCTTGCTCCGTGGACAGTGCTGTCTGCCTCTCCAGATATCTTTAACGAATTTCGCGACATTGATGATATACCGACGCTGCGCAGGCTGTCAAACCTCGAGAAGGAGCTGATCCCTGCAGTCAGTGATCGGCTCGGCTCGGTCGGGACTCCCGCAGAGAAAGAATGGGTTGGTGAGTTTAGCCGGCTAGTTAAGGAGGCAAGCAAGCGGGCCAAAGCGAGGATCGTGACCAGCGAACAGCTTGCCCGACAGGTGGGAGAACTCACCCGGATAGAGTATGACTTCCTCTATGACAAGTCGCGTCATCTGCTGGCTATCGGGTACAATGCTTCCGAGCGGCGGTTGGATGCGAGTTACTATGATTTGCTGGCTTCGGAAGCGAGGTTGACATTCTTCGTGGGCATTGCGCAGGGGAAACTGCCGCAGGAAAGCTGGTTTGCCCTGGGACGCCTGCTGACTAAAACCGGCGGAGAGCCGATTCTCCTTTCCTGGAGCGGTTCGATGTTTGAGTACCTCATGCCGCTTCTGGTGATGCCAACCTATGAAAACACGCTGCTCGACCAGACCTGCAAGGAAGCTGTGGAGAGACAGATTGATTATGGAAAGAAACGAGGAGTGCCATGGGGCATTTCTGAATGCGGCTATAACACAATCGATGTTCAACTCAACTACCAGTACCGCGCGTTTGGCGTGCCGGGGCTGGGACTCAAACGTGGACTTGCTGAGGACCTTGTTATTGCGCCCTATGCATCGGCGCTTGCGCTGATGGTTGATCCAGAAGCGGCATGCCTGAATCTACAGAGACTCTCCGCCGATGGGTTTGAGGGACAATATGGTTTTTATGAAGCAATAGACTACACAGCGTCGCGTCTTCCGCGCGGACAATCAAGCGCCGTGGTCAAATCCTTCATGGCACATCACGAGGGCATGAGTTTGCTGTCGCTGGCCTATCTGCTTTTGGACTGTCCTATGCAGAAGCTCTTCGAGTCTGACCCGTTGTTCCAGGCGACTATACTGTTGCTTCAGGAGCGGATTCCAAAAGCCACGGCTTTCTATACGCACATCGCCACCGAGCTTTCAGACTCTCGTGCGGCTTCCAGTGTCGCCGAGATACCGGTTCGTGTCTTCGACAGTCCGAACACCCCGATACCTGAAGTACAGTTGTTGTCAAACGGCAGATACCATGTGATGGTCACGAATGCGGGGGGTGGTTACAGCCGCTGGAAAGACATAGCAGTCACGCGCTGGCGCGAAGACAGCACCTGCGACAACTGGGGAACGTTCTGCTATATCCGCGACCTTGCGAGCGGCGAGTTCTGGTCAACCTCCTATCAGCCGGCACTCAAACGGTCAGATTACTACGAAGCGATTTTTTCGGAGGCACGCGCGGAGTTTCGCTGCCGCATAAACGGTTTTGACACGCACACGGAAATTGCTGTTTCACCGGAGGATGATATTGAGCTGCGCCGCATCCGTATCACCAACCGGTCACGGACACGCAGAACATTCGATATGACGAGTTACGCAGAAGTGGTTCTCAACTCGGCCGCGGCTGACGCACTGCATCCGGCATTCAGCAATCTCTTTGTTCAGACAGAGATCATTCATAAGCGCCAGGCGATCCTTTGCACGCGCAGGCCCCGCTCCGTTGATGAGCAAGCTCCCTGGATGTTTCATCTCATGGCCGTACACGGTGCGGATGCCGGAGAAATATCCTATGAGACAGACCGGCTGCAGTTCATCGGTCGCGGCAATACACTTGCCAATCCGCACGCGATGAATGATTCCGCTGCGCTGTCGGGAAGTCAGGGGTCGGTACTCGATCCTATTGTCTCAATCCGGCATAAGATGACGCTCGATCCGAACGAGTCGGCGACAATCAATATTGTTTCCGGCATAGGCGAGACCCGCGATGCAGCTTTAAGTCTTGTCGAGAAATATCAGGATCGGCGTCTCGCGGACCGCGTCTTTGAACTGGCATGGTCGCACAGCCTGGTGCTCCTGCGACAGATCAATGCAACAGAGGCTGATGCACAACTCTATGGTCATCTGGCCAGCTCGGTACTCTACGCAAATTCCTCGCTGCGCGCTGATTCAAGCATCATAACCAGGAATCGCCGCGGGCAATCCGGTCTGTGGGGCTATTCCATTTCCGGCGATTTACCAATCGTGCTGCTGCAGATCGCAGACCCGGCTAATATCGAACTGGTACGCCAACTTGTGCAGGCTCACGCGTACTGGCGCTTAAAAGGACTGGCAGTTGACCTGGTAATCTGGAACGAAGATCACGCCGGTTATCGGCAACTTCTGTACGACCAGATCATGGGGCTCATTTCCGCAGGCGTCGAAGTCAGCGTTACCGACCGACCAGTCGGCATCTTTGTGAGACATGGCGACCAGATATCAAACGAAGACCGGATCCTGTTCCAATCAGTTGCTCGTGCCATCATTTCCGACAATCAGGGCTCTTTGGCGAACCAGATCAATCGGCGAGGCATTATGGAAGGAAAAGTTCCGCGCCTTGCAGCGCCCCGTACCTTCCGTGCCGAATCCACGGAAGATGTCAGTTTGCCTCACCGCGATCTGATTTATTTCAACGGGCTTGGTGGATTTACCCCTGACGGGCGCGAGTATGTGATCACGACTGCACATGGTCATGTGACGCCGGCACCGTGGGTGAATGTGCTGGCGAACCCGCACTTTGGAACGGTCATATCAGAGAGCGGCCCTGCCTACACCTGGGCCGAGAATGCCCATGAGTTTCGCCTCACTCCCTGGTGCAATGACCCGGTGAGCGATCCGAGCGGAGAAGCTTTTTACCTCCGTGATGAAGAAAGCGGCCGTTTCTGGTCCCCAACGCCACTGCCCAGCCGCGGTCAGCAGCCCTATGTCAGCCGGCATGGATTCGGTTACAGCGTTTTTGAGCATACTGAGGACGGCATCTATTCTGAGATGTGGGTTTACGTAGCTCTGGACTCATCGATCAAGTTCTCTGTATTGAAGGTGCGAAACGATTCTGGCCGGGCGCGCCGGCTTTCAGCCACTGGATACATGGAATGGGTGCTTGGAGACCTGCGGCCAAAATCAATGATGCACGTGGTTACCGAATTTGACCCTATTAGCGGTGCGCTCTTTGCGCGTGATCCATTCAATACAGAGTTTGCTGACCGGGTTGCCTTTTTCGACGTGGACGATGCAACGCGGACTGTAACCTGCGACCGGACTGAATTTATTGGACGCAACGGTACGCTTCGGAGTCCGGCTGCTATGAGACGGATGCGACTCTCGGGCAGGATAGGGGCTGCTCTGGATCCCTGTTCAGCGATTCAGGTTGCATTCGAACTTGCAGACGGGCAGGAGCGTGAGATCATATTCACACTCGGTGCCGGGCGAGGCGCCGGGCAAGCCAGCAACCTGGTGCAGCGCTTCCATGGTTCAGCAGCAGCACGCGGCGCGCTTGAAGCGGTGTGGCAGTACTGGAACCACACGCTCGGGGCAGTGCAGGTGGAAACCCCGGACCAGTCCCTCAATGTGCTGACCAATGGCTGGCTTATGTACCAGACTATCACATGTCGTCTCTGGGCGCGGAGCGGATACTATCAGTCGGGAGGTGCTTTCGGGTTCCGCGATCAGTTGCAGGACTCTATGGCCCTTATATATGCCGAGCCGCACCTTATGCGTGAGCACTTGCTCCGCTGTGCAGCTCATCAGTTCCCTGAGGGAGATGTCCAGCATTGGTGGCATCCTCCTCAGGGGAGGGGTGTGCGTACTCACTGTTCGGATGATTACCTCTGGCTGCCGCTTGCGGCATGCCGCTACGTTCTGAGCACAGGGGATACAGGTGTGTTGGATGAACCTGTCCACTTCATCGAAGGACACCCGGTAGGTGCGGAAGAAGACTCTTATTACGATCTGCCCGGCAGGTCTGAAAAAGCGGCTAGTTTATACGAACACTGTGTGCGGGCGATTCTGAAAGGCCTCAGCCGTGGAGTGCACGGACTTCCGCTCATCGGCTCCGGTGACTGGAATGACGGCATGAACCTGGTGGGCAAAGAAGGAAAAGGTGAAAGCGTCTGGCTGGGCTTTTTCCTTTTTGAAGTGCTCATGCGCTTCAGCGAGGTTGCCCGCACATATGGTGACATAACCTTCGCTGAACAATGCATCAGGGAGGCGGAGGAACTGCGCCTGAATATCGAAGAACAGGGCTGGGACGGTGCCTGGTACCGCCGCGCGTACTTCGACGACGGCTCGCCGCTAGGGTCGGCAAATAACCCCGAATGCCAGATTGACTCGATTTCTCAAAGCTGGTCTGTTCTGTCCGGGGCTGGCGATACCGGGCGCGCGCAGATAGCAATGGAATCGGTGGATAAGCGCCTCGTGCGCCGGGAGCATGCGCTGATTCAGCTCATGGACCCGCCGTTCGACACATCGGATTTGAATCCTGGCTATATAAAAGGCTACATCCCCGGGGTTAGAGAGAATGGCGGACAGTACACGCATGGGGCAATCTGGTCAGCGATGGCATTTGCTGAATTAGGCGACAGCAAACGCGCATGGGAACTGCTGGCAATGATCAACCCGGTGAACCATACGAAATCCTCGGATGGGGTTGCGACATACAAAGTAGAACCGTACGTTGTCGCAGCCGACGTATATGCTCTCTCGCCGCACACTGGCCGTGGCGGATGGACATGGTACACTGGGTCGGCTGGCTGGATGTACCAGCTTATCGTGGAATCCCTCCTGGGGCTGAGACTGGAAAAGGACAAAATGCATTTTGCGCCGTGTCTCCCTGCGGATTGGAAAACATTCAAGATACACTACCGGTATCGCGAGACTGTCTACCACATTGCTGTCTTGCATCTGCATGATGGTACTGTCGGTATCAGAGTGATCGTTGATGGGGTTGAGCAACATAACAAGGCTATTAACCTTGTTGACGACGGCCAGGAACACACAGTCGAGGTGATGATTATAGCTCCTCTAAAATTTTAGACAGATTAATTAAGCTTTATGATAGAATATCATAACGAGTGCTGAGGGCGGAAGTATAGGAAAGTTCGCGAACCACTCCGCTACCAGCCATTTGTGGTTGACTGGTAAAATTAGGAGACAGAGTCTATGGACAAACCCATAGAAAACCTAACGAGACAAACCAAATCCCGCTCTCTGTGGTTTACCCCAGCCATTTTACTGGCTGCATTCATTCTCATTTCCATAACAGTTCTCTGGATCATTCAGACAAAAACCTATGTGACAAAGCGGAATCAGCTTGTTGAAATGGCAGAATCATCGGCAGAGAGCATACGTCTGCGGCTGAACGGGAACCGGGATTATTTACTTTTGCTGGCAAAAGAGCGCAGCGAAGGGACTATGAATGAAGAATTGTTTCAGGAACGGGCTTCGCGTTATGTGGCGGATCATTCGGAATTTATCAACATTACATGGGTAGATGCAAATTTTGTTGTTCATGATGTGGCACCCATCGCCTCAAATAAACAGATATTGGGGCTACGGCTCGAACTGCCCGAACCCAAGCGCGCTTCGCACCTGGCTGCCGAGCGGAGACAACCTGTTTATACCCAGCCATTCGAGGCAATTCAAGGCAAACCAGCCTTTGAGATATGGGTGCCTGTATTTCATGGCGACGAATTCCTTGGATTGTTCGCCGGGGTCTATTCATGCGAAAATGTTTTGCAGGAGCTAATTCCGCATCAACGTCTTCAAAACAATCAGGTTAGCCTGGTAGATGTGTCAGGAAATGTTTTTTGTGAGTTGCCTGCAACAAGAACTCTGGATGAAAAGCTGCTCCACCGAGCTTCATTGTCTTTGCCGGAAAATGACATGTTGTTACAGTTCAAAGGATATGGGCCTGGGGTTCTTGAACAGAGCTTGTTATTGCTGGAATTACTCTGTCTGGCATTTGTGATCGGAATAGTTTTCGCAATGTGGAGACTGAAACGTGAAACCGAAACAAGTAAGCGGGCGGAAGAAACACTGGCAGAAAGTGAAGCAAAATACAGGGCGGCTATCGAGAGTTCGTTAGACGGCTTCTGGATTAATGACATGGAAGGACATATCCTAGAGGTTAATGACACTTATTTAAAACAGTCTGGTTACAACCGCGAGGAACTGCTTAACATGTGTATAATGGACATTGATAGTATTGAGTCACCGGAAGAAACAGCTGATCACATTCGGAAGATTAAGAGTGATGGCAACAGCCTTTTCCAGACCAGGCATAGAAAAAAAGATGGAGCTGAATGGGATGTTGAAGTGAATGTTATTTACTGGCCCGCTATTGGCAACCGGTTATTTTGCTTCTTCCGTGACATCACCGACCGCAAGCAGGCAGAAGAAGAAATCCGCAAGCTCAATGCCGAACTCGAACAACGGGTTAAGGACAGAACCGCCGAGCTTGCAGACAAGAATGAGGAGCTGGAAAAAATGAACAGTGTTTTTGTGGGCCGGGAGCTTAGGATGATTGAGCTGAAAAAAAAGATAGAAGAACTGGAGAGAAAGACAAAGGAACTTGAAGGAAGCTGAAAATAGTGGGCACCAAAGTTGAGTATAATATTATAAAAACTAAGGTGAACGTATGAGACTGATAAAACCACCCCTCCGGCACAGCTTTATTGTGACACTCCTGATCGTTGCGGCAGCCACTATCATCCGCGCTGAGTTCTTTGCAGATTTGGGAAGAGTAACCCCTTACATAACGTGTTATCCCGCTGTGGTGTTCGCGGCCTTATACGGCGGAGCGTTTGCAGGCATCCTCGCCACCGTACTTTCGTCGGGTATCAGCTTCTTTTGGACCCAGCAGGGCTTTTTGTCTTCAGTAGAAGTGCTGTCGCTGGGAGTTTTTTTCATCAGTTGTACCATAATCTCCCTGGTCGCCGAGGCAATGCACCGCGCCCGCATCCAGGCAAGGGTGGCCCAGGAGAAAGCCGAGGAGGCCAACCGCGCCAAAAGTATTTTTCTGGCGAACATGAGCCACGAACTGCGCACCCCGATGAACGCCATCATCGGATTTTCCAACTTGCTGCGGAACGACGCCACCGTTTCCGCTGAGTGCAGGCGGAAGCTGGAGATCATCAACCGCAGCGGAGAACACCTGCTGCAGATCATCAACAACGTGCTGGACATGGCCAAGGTCGAGTCCGGGAGGACCACTCTGCTGGAAACCGTCTTTGATCTGCACGCGCTGATGCGGAACATCTCCGACCTGTTGCGTGAGCGTGCCGAATCCCGGGGGCTGACTTTGACGCTGGAGATTGACGGGACGGCGCCCCGCGCCGTGCTGGCAGATGAAAGCAAGCTGCGGCAGGTTGTCATCAACCTGGCCGGCAATGCCATCAAGTTTACCCAAAAAGGAGGAGTGACACTGCGTCTCCGGAGCCAACCATTGGACGAACCCAGGCGTGTCACACTGGTGATTGAAGTCAAAGACACCGGCATTGGCATCGCCGCCGAAGACCAGCAGCGCATTTTCGAGCCGTTCACCCAGCTCGGCAACCGGTCCGACCAGAAAGGAACAGGGCTGGGGCTGACTATCACGCGCCAGTTTGTAGAACTGATGGGTGGCAGGATTAGCGTCGAGAGCGTGCCGGACCATGGCTCGACATTCACGGTTGAGATGCAGCTAGAGACCACAGAAACTGCCGAATCGGCGGCCGGAAATGTGCAGTCGGGCATGGCGCACCTTGCGCCGGGCCAGCCAGAACAACGGATACTGATTGTCGAAGATCAGGAGGAGAATTGGCAGTTGCTGAGTCAAGTGTTGGAGCAGGCAGGCTTTCCGGTGCGCGTGGCAAAAAATGGCGCGGAAGGGGTCGAGATGTTTCAATCGTGGCGGCCGCATTTCATCTGGATGGACTGGCGGATGCCGGTGATGGATGGACTGGAGGCCACCCGCTGCATCCGAGCCCTCGAAGGCGGGATCGAGGTCAAGATCGTCGTTCTCACCGCCTCGGTGCTTAAGGAGGAACGCGAGCAGGTGCTGGCGGCTGGGACAGATGATTTCGAGCTCAAGCCGATCCAGTTAGGGAAAATTTACGATTGCCTGGCGCGTCACCTCGGAGTGCGGTTTGTCCCGGACGAAACGCCGTCACCCCTGGCCGCAGAGCCGGTCCCTGATTCGTCGCGCCCCGAGTCTCCGGCAGTTCGCGACGGGGAGTTGCAAGATGCCGCCGCCAGCGGCAAAGTCACCATCCTGGCTGTGGACGACACTCCCGAATCGCTGGCGTTCCTGGTGGAGATACTGACCCCGGCGGGCTACGCAGTGCAGACCGCCGCCAGCGGCGATACGGCACTGGCCGCTGTGACCGCCAACCCATCGGACTTGATCCTACTGGACATCTGCATGAAGGGCATGGACGGACTGGAGGTTTGTCGGCGAATCAAAGCAAACGATCAGACACGGCACATTCCCATCATCATGCTCAGCGCTTTTCCCAAGGTTGAGGATTGGAAACAATTTCTGGAAGTTGGAGCGGCGGATTACATGGCCAAACCGTTCCAGACCGCGGAACTCCTGGCGCGTATCCAAACTCACCTGGCCTTGAGCCAGGCGAGCGATGAGCTCAAACAACGGGCGGTCATGCTCGGCCAGCTCAACGAGCAATTGCAAGCCGAGCTTGCAAAGCGCCAGTGCGCGGAGGATGAACTGCGCCAAAGTCTTGACCTGGCCGCACAGGCCCGGTGCGAAGTACTCGACATGCTTGAGGACCAGAAACGGGCGGAAGCCGCGTTGCGGAAGAGCGAGGAAAGATTCAAGGCGCTGGCAGACACCTCGCCGCTTGCCATCTATCTGTCGGTGGGCCTCGAACAGAAAGCGGACTACATCAACCCAACTTTTGTCCGTCTGTTCGGCTATACGCTGGATGAAATCCCGACAGCGGAACACTGGTGGCCGCTGGCCTATCCGGACGAAAGATACCGCTGTCAGATAGAAGATGAATGGCAGAAGAGAGTAGCGCAAGCCATCGAACGCCGCTCAGAGATCGAGCTGATGGAGGCCATGGTCACTTGCAAGGACGGCTCCCGAAAGAACATCCTTTGGGGTTTCAAAGCCATCGGTGAAGAAAACTGGGCGTTCGGCCTTGATATCACTGAGCGTAAGCAGGCGGAAGAAGAAATCCGAAAGCTCAATGCCGAACTAGAACAACGAGTAGCGACACGTACCGCTGAGCTTGAAGAGAAGAATGAGGAGCTGGAAAAAATGAACAGTGTTTTTGTGGGCCGGGAGCTTAGGATGATTGAGCTAAAAGAAAGGATCAAGGAGCTTGAAGAAAAAATTGGAAGCTAACGACTTGTCACGGATTGAAACACCACGGTCCAAAACAGATCATGGCGAAAGTACAAAGAGCCAAATCATACACTGGGCATCTTTCTACGATGTAGTGTTCGGGTGGCTCCTCCGGCGTACGCACGACGAAGTTGTCCGCCTTGCTACGTCAAGCCCGGGGGAGCGGGTGCTTGATGTGGGCTGTGGGACCGGGAGCCTTGCGATCGCATTAAAGGCTTCGGTTGGTCAGACAGGTTTGGTGCATGGAATTGACGCTTCACCGGAAATGATCGAAGTGTCGCGCCGCAACGCATCAAGAGCAAGCGCTGATGTGAACTTCACGGTAGGTTTAGGAGAAGCAATACCTTTTCCCAATGAGACATTCGACCTGGTCGTTAGCCAGCTTGCGATTCACCACTTACCAGACGACCTTAAGCAGTCTGCCATCAAAGAGATGCATCGGGTACTGAAGCCGAACGGAAGGTGCATGATTGTTGATTTTGAGCCTCCCAAATCCATCACCGGCCGCTTCGCGACACGGATGTTTCTAAGACCAATGATAAAGATAAACGTAAAAAATTATCTCCCTCTTATGGAAGAAGCCGGCTTTACTAATATCGAAACCGGCGAAACCCGGCATCGCCTGCTGTCCTTTATCCGTGGACAAGTTGCGGGGTGTTAGGTAATATTAAGAAAACCTTACATCTCTTCTTCTTTCTTTGTGTGGTTCTCTAAGACAATTTTATTGACCAGCTATCGGCGGGGCATATATAAAGCAACTAAGAATGTTATTAACTTAAATTTCAAGGAGGGGAGTTATGGCAAAACATGTTTTGTTTTTACTGAAACCAGGCTTTAATGATGAAAAGGGTGGACCTTATTTTTGTCCGGAGTGCGCGATGGTAGAGGGTTTATTAAAGTATGCACCGCAAATCGAGAGTAAGCTTGATATACGGAGAATCGATTTTCCGAGACCCCGTAAGGAAATTATTGGATTAATCGGCGATGCCAATCAGGGATGTCCTGTACTCGTGATTGCCGGAGATTCTGCTCAGCCTGCTGAAGCCAAAAAAAGCTCGGAGACAGGGAAAGCATTCATCTCAGGCGGTACCGAGATATGCGAGTTTTTGGGCAAAATATTCAGTGTCGTAAGACCTCATTAATAATTTTGATATATCGGCGAACAGCGGGCTGGACAAGGATGCGCGGAGAAGATACCCACGCACCTGTCAGCCTACGTTGCTGCTATAAAAAATGTTTAAGCTGTTTATTCCCTGAAAAAAACTTGAAAAAGTGCAATTGGCGTCTTACGATATAAGACATGAAGAC is a genomic window of Candidatus Schekmanbacteria bacterium containing:
- a CDS encoding cyclic beta 1-2 glucan synthetase; this encodes MKQHGKALADSHKLAPGLAPDQLLVRLSENEGVLLGACNLLTAAVMADRQIAPAGEWLLDNLYLIEEQIRTARRHLPKGYSRGLPRLLHGPSAGLPRVYDIALETISHGDGRVDLESLSSFVAAYQTGTVLKLGELWAIPIMLRLALIENLRRVGARIVAERINRNLADYWADQMTETAEQDPKNMILVIADMARAKPPMVSSFVAEFARRLQGQSPALALPLTWIEQHLSDSSQTIAQLVQSENRQQAADQVSISNSIGSLRFLGATDWRKFVETMSDVEHVLRDDPMGAYSKMDFSTRDRYRHVVEKIAKSSLQSENTVARKAIHLAREAAASKGIDDRTAHVGFYLIDKGLPQLEQTVGARLSTFQTFQRMCCRVPLFIYLGTITLITAILTGGLLVEAHVIDINDWLLALIGILSLVCASQLAVALINWLTTMLVMPHTLPRMDFSEGIPPELCTLVVVPTMLTGAQNIEELIEALEVRFLANRDENLHFGLLTDFRDAPEKTIPEDEELLRLARKSIEELNKKYSGAKNDIFFLFHRPRLWNPREQIWMGYERKRGKIADLNVFLRGGSGAGFSLIVGGKAALSNVKYVITLDTDTQLPRDSAWQLVGAMAHPLNRAQYDADKQRVTEGYGILQPRVAVSLPGLNRSRYSRLWGGEPGIDPYTRAVSDVYQDIFGEGSFIGKGIYDVDIFERTLKGRFPENLILSHDLLEGCHVRTGLLSDVMVYEEYPSRYSAEVSRRHRWIRGDWQIAHWLLSGVPGSGTTRKKNPLSLLSQWKIFDNLRRSIVPSALTLLLLLGWLVLSQPWVWTLAMIGTILLPPLIASTRETFQKADDVLLRQHLAASVRSSGRHFAQAVFTLVCLPYEAFFSLDAIVRSCWRMLFTHKRLLEWSPSGDPDRTSHTDLSAFCRTMWVAPIIAASTGLYLAISKPDTLFMALPILILWFASPAIAWWISQPLTHHKARLTEDQIIFLRKISRKTWAFFEKFVGPEDNWLPPDNYQEHPVPVVGHRTSPTNMGLALLANVTAYDFGYISAGQLIERTASALNTMHGLERHRGHFYNWYDTQSLKPLPPLYVSTVDSGNLTAHLLTLRPALLALPEHKILGERLFESLSDTLIILMDSTEGAVPAQLAQLQKDLESACGSRPPTLTAMRVCLERLAASAAEVSLCIDADKESQATWWADTLARQCQAALDELMFLAPWTVLSASPDIFNEFRDIDDIPTLRRLSNLEKELIPAVSDRLGSVGTPAEKEWVGEFSRLVKEASKRAKARIVTSEQLARQVGELTRIEYDFLYDKSRHLLAIGYNASERRLDASYYDLLASEARLTFFVGIAQGKLPQESWFALGRLLTKTGGEPILLSWSGSMFEYLMPLLVMPTYENTLLDQTCKEAVERQIDYGKKRGVPWGISECGYNTIDVQLNYQYRAFGVPGLGLKRGLAEDLVIAPYASALALMVDPEAACLNLQRLSADGFEGQYGFYEAIDYTASRLPRGQSSAVVKSFMAHHEGMSLLSLAYLLLDCPMQKLFESDPLFQATILLLQERIPKATAFYTHIATELSDSRAASSVAEIPVRVFDSPNTPIPEVQLLSNGRYHVMVTNAGGGYSRWKDIAVTRWREDSTCDNWGTFCYIRDLASGEFWSTSYQPALKRSDYYEAIFSEARAEFRCRINGFDTHTEIAVSPEDDIELRRIRITNRSRTRRTFDMTSYAEVVLNSAAADALHPAFSNLFVQTEIIHKRQAILCTRRPRSVDEQAPWMFHLMAVHGADAGEISYETDRLQFIGRGNTLANPHAMNDSAALSGSQGSVLDPIVSIRHKMTLDPNESATINIVSGIGETRDAALSLVEKYQDRRLADRVFELAWSHSLVLLRQINATEADAQLYGHLASSVLYANSSLRADSSIITRNRRGQSGLWGYSISGDLPIVLLQIADPANIELVRQLVQAHAYWRLKGLAVDLVIWNEDHAGYRQLLYDQIMGLISAGVEVSVTDRPVGIFVRHGDQISNEDRILFQSVARAIISDNQGSLANQINRRGIMEGKVPRLAAPRTFRAESTEDVSLPHRDLIYFNGLGGFTPDGREYVITTAHGHVTPAPWVNVLANPHFGTVISESGPAYTWAENAHEFRLTPWCNDPVSDPSGEAFYLRDEESGRFWSPTPLPSRGQQPYVSRHGFGYSVFEHTEDGIYSEMWVYVALDSSIKFSVLKVRNDSGRARRLSATGYMEWVLGDLRPKSMMHVVTEFDPISGALFARDPFNTEFADRVAFFDVDDATRTVTCDRTEFIGRNGTLRSPAAMRRMRLSGRIGAALDPCSAIQVAFELADGQEREIIFTLGAGRGAGQASNLVQRFHGSAAARGALEAVWQYWNHTLGAVQVETPDQSLNVLTNGWLMYQTITCRLWARSGYYQSGGAFGFRDQLQDSMALIYAEPHLMREHLLRCAAHQFPEGDVQHWWHPPQGRGVRTHCSDDYLWLPLAACRYVLSTGDTGVLDEPVHFIEGHPVGAEEDSYYDLPGRSEKAASLYEHCVRAILKGLSRGVHGLPLIGSGDWNDGMNLVGKEGKGESVWLGFFLFEVLMRFSEVARTYGDITFAEQCIREAEELRLNIEEQGWDGAWYRRAYFDDGSPLGSANNPECQIDSISQSWSVLSGAGDTGRAQIAMESVDKRLVRREHALIQLMDPPFDTSDLNPGYIKGYIPGVRENGGQYTHGAIWSAMAFAELGDSKRAWELLAMINPVNHTKSSDGVATYKVEPYVVAADVYALSPHTGRGGWTWYTGSAGWMYQLIVESLLGLRLEKDKMHFAPCLPADWKTFKIHYRYRETVYHIAVLHLHDGTVGIRVIVDGVEQHNKAINLVDDGQEHTVEVMIIAPLKF
- a CDS encoding PAS domain S-box protein, translated to MDKPIENLTRQTKSRSLWFTPAILLAAFILISITVLWIIQTKTYVTKRNQLVEMAESSAESIRLRLNGNRDYLLLLAKERSEGTMNEELFQERASRYVADHSEFINITWVDANFVVHDVAPIASNKQILGLRLELPEPKRASHLAAERRQPVYTQPFEAIQGKPAFEIWVPVFHGDEFLGLFAGVYSCENVLQELIPHQRLQNNQVSLVDVSGNVFCELPATRTLDEKLLHRASLSLPENDMLLQFKGYGPGVLEQSLLLLELLCLAFVIGIVFAMWRLKRETETSKRAEETLAESEAKYRAAIESSLDGFWINDMEGHILEVNDTYLKQSGYNREELLNMCIMDIDSIESPEETADHIRKIKSDGNSLFQTRHRKKDGAEWDVEVNVIYWPAIGNRLFCFFRDITDRKQAEEEIRKLNAELEQRVKDRTAELADKNEELEKMNSVFVGRELRMIELKKKIEELERKTKELEGS
- a CDS encoding response regulator, coding for MRLIKPPLRHSFIVTLLIVAAATIIRAEFFADLGRVTPYITCYPAVVFAALYGGAFAGILATVLSSGISFFWTQQGFLSSVEVLSLGVFFISCTIISLVAEAMHRARIQARVAQEKAEEANRAKSIFLANMSHELRTPMNAIIGFSNLLRNDATVSAECRRKLEIINRSGEHLLQIINNVLDMAKVESGRTTLLETVFDLHALMRNISDLLRERAESRGLTLTLEIDGTAPRAVLADESKLRQVVINLAGNAIKFTQKGGVTLRLRSQPLDEPRRVTLVIEVKDTGIGIAAEDQQRIFEPFTQLGNRSDQKGTGLGLTITRQFVELMGGRISVESVPDHGSTFTVEMQLETTETAESAAGNVQSGMAHLAPGQPEQRILIVEDQEENWQLLSQVLEQAGFPVRVAKNGAEGVEMFQSWRPHFIWMDWRMPVMDGLEATRCIRALEGGIEVKIVVLTASVLKEEREQVLAAGTDDFELKPIQLGKIYDCLARHLGVRFVPDETPSPLAAEPVPDSSRPESPAVRDGELQDAAASGKVTILAVDDTPESLAFLVEILTPAGYAVQTAASGDTALAAVTANPSDLILLDICMKGMDGLEVCRRIKANDQTRHIPIIMLSAFPKVEDWKQFLEVGAADYMAKPFQTAELLARIQTHLALSQASDELKQRAVMLGQLNEQLQAELAKRQCAEDELRQSLDLAAQARCEVLDMLEDQKRAEAALRKSEERFKALADTSPLAIYLSVGLEQKADYINPTFVRLFGYTLDEIPTAEHWWPLAYPDERYRCQIEDEWQKRVAQAIERRSEIELMEAMVTCKDGSRKNILWGFKAIGEENWAFGLDITERKQAEEEIRKLNAELEQRVATRTAELEEKNEELEKMNSVFVGRELRMIELKERIKELEEKIGS
- a CDS encoding class I SAM-dependent methyltransferase; the encoded protein is MKKKLEANDLSRIETPRSKTDHGESTKSQIIHWASFYDVVFGWLLRRTHDEVVRLATSSPGERVLDVGCGTGSLAIALKASVGQTGLVHGIDASPEMIEVSRRNASRASADVNFTVGLGEAIPFPNETFDLVVSQLAIHHLPDDLKQSAIKEMHRVLKPNGRCMIVDFEPPKSITGRFATRMFLRPMIKINVKNYLPLMEEAGFTNIETGETRHRLLSFIRGQVAGC